The Solibacillus sp. FSL R7-0668 genome includes the window TACAGAACCATTGGCAATTTCTTGTGCACAAGCTTGTGCATCGAATTTTTCATATAAACGTATTTTCATGCCATATAGTAAAGAACGAACAATGATCGAAAAACCACTTATATGAAAAATCGGTACGGTGCATAACCAAGCATCCTGTTCCGTCAAGCCTAAATTTAATGCCGAGCTAACCGCACTCGCACTATGATTCCCAACCGTCTGACATACCCCTTTCGGAAAACCTGTAGTACCGGATGTATACATAATCGTCAACGCAAAATCATCATGCCATTCTGATGCAATTTCAAAGGGTTGTGGCTCTATTTTATGGAGTGTTGAAAATGAAATTAGCTGCTCATTTGATTCGAATTTTTCAAGCTCCGAGTCCGCTACTAAAATGCCATCCACCTCTGCATCCGCAACTTGATAGCTCAGCTCCTGCTTTGATAAACGCCCATTTAGTAATACCATCTCGCACTGTGCTTGCATACAGGCATAGAGCAATTCAATCAGCTTCGGTGTGGACGGCGCTAAAATAGCCACACGTTTTCCTTTTGTTAAATGACATGCATGTAGTTTGTACGCGAGAATAACCGATTTTTCGTAGAGCTCCTGAAACGTCCACTGCTCCTCATGAAAACTAACCGCAATGCGATTTGGTGTTAAATATGCTCGCTGTTTAATCCAGTTTGGCTGCATGATAATTCCTCCTTCAATCACTAAAAAAAGAGCACACCTAAGTATGCTCTTTTTCCGAAAATCACAAACGAATCAAGGGAAACGTGGGAATTGACCGAAGTCAGGTTGACGTTTTTCCTTGAATGCGTCACGACCTTCTTTTGCTTCATCTGTTGTGTAGTAAAGAAGCGTCGCGTCACCAGCTAGCTGTTGGATACCCGCTAAGCCGTCTGTATCTGCGTTCATAGCAGCTTTTAAGAAACGTAAAGCAGTTGGAGACATTTGTAGCATCTCTTCACACCATTTTACTGTTTCATCTTCTAACTCTGCGTAAGGAACAACTGTGTTAACTAAGCCCATTTCAAGTGCTTGCTGCGCATCGTATTGACGGCATAAGTACCAGATTTCACGCGCTTTTTTGTGACCTACGATACGAGCTAAGTAGCCAGAACCGTAACCAGCGTCGAATGAACCAACTTTTGGTCCAGTTTGTCCGAAGCGTGCATTGTCAGCAGCAATTGTTAAGTCACATACTACATGTAATACGTGGCCGCCACCGATTGCATAACCTGCAACCATTGCTACGACTGGCTTAGGAATTTTACGGATTAATGTTTGTAAATCTAATACGTTTAAACGAGGAATATTGTCGTCGCCTACATAACCACCGTTACCGCGAACTTTTTGGTCGCCGCCTGAGCAGAATGCATGCTCGCCTTCACCTGTTAAAATAATTGTACCAACGCGCTCATCGTCACGTGCACGTGTGAATGCGTCGATCATTTCCGCTGTTGTTTTTGGACGGAATGCGTTGCGAACTTCTGGACGGTTAATCGTAATTTTTGCGATCCCGTTATAGAACTCATACTTAATATCTTCGTAAGTATGTAAAGTTGTCCATAGACGTTGCTTTGTCATCGATAGTTCCTCCTATTTGTCAATATGCTTAGTATAAGCAATTATTTAGTATTAACTTAAGTTTTTATGAACAAAAGTTAAATCATTTCCTCTACTATTGTAGCAAACTTTAGCGGATTTTCCACATGAATTGCGTGTCCAACTGCCGGAATTATGAGATGTTGTGCATGAATCAGTAAGTTTTGCATCTTTTCATTCAGCGCAACAAACTTTTGATCCAGCTCTCCTGTAAGCAAGGTTACAGCTATTGGCAATTTAGCTAAATCATCCCAAAGATTCGGCATGACACCTGTGCCCATGCCGCGCAGGCTATTTGCTAAGCCGATTTCTCGCTGACTCAAGCGCTCGTTGCGAATTTCTTGCTGCACAGCCTCATTCAGTCGCTTTTGCGAGGCAAATAACGGAATGTTCTCCCACTTCTCAACAAATGATTCAATGCCATTATGTAGGATTTTCTCAGCTAATTGATCATCCGCTTGTTTGCGTGCCGCGCGCTCTTGTACGTGCTGTAATCCCGGTGAGGCACTTTCTAATAGTAAATGCTCTAGATTTTGCGGGTGCTTCACTGCATAGCTTAGCGCCACACGTCCGCCCATGGAATAGCCGAGCAATGTAAATTTTTGCGCATGTAACTGTTGAAATAGACCATGCAATAGATCCACCTGAAAATCCATTGCATACGCTTCGATATCTTCAGGCGCAGACGTTTCCCCATGCCCGATTAAATCGACCATAATACAGCGCACAGTGGTCGGTAAAGCCTGGACAACATGCTGCCACGTTTTTGTACTGCCGGTAAAGCCGTGCAATAGGACAAGTGTTTTTGTCCCCTGTGGATTTACCTCCTCGACAAATACATCAAGTCCGTTTACAGCATATCGAGCCATTGCTCAATCACCTCGTTAATACGCGTCCATAATGCACGATGCTCTTTCACATTTTCCTCGCGATTTGTAAATACTTCAATTAGCTTTAACGCTTGCTGTTTTTCTGAAGTGATCGCTGCAGCAAATTGCTCCTTTGATGTCACTTTCACATATTCCATCTCATACATGGAAGCGACTTGCTCAAATGTTAACGCTGTCGGAGTACCGAATAACTCTTCATAATGCGCCTCGACCTTTGCCTGAGGTAAATATGAAAAAATACCGCCACCATCATTATTTAATACAACGACTGTTACATCACATTGCTGGTAACGACTTGCGATAAACGCATTGGCATCATGTAAAAATGCTAAATCACCAATTAATAAATACGTTTGACGATTCCCTCGCCCATTACTAAAGCCAAGAGCGGTTGACGTCACCCCGTCAATTCCATTTGCACCACGATTGGCAAACACTTGGATATCCTGATTCATCACAGGTAAAAACGTATCAATATCACGAATCGGCATACTGCTGCTCACAAAAATATCCGAGCCTTCAACTAAGCTTTCTAGCATCAATTGAACATAAGCTCCTTCATCACCTGCTGTTTGCCCATATTTAGCAATAACATCTGCCGCGAGTAAATCCGCCGTTTTCCAAAATTCAATATAGGCAAGCTCTGTTGCAACGTGGTCTAATTCGATTTCACTTAACCACGCACCTGGTAATGCATGGATGAAATGCGTCGAGCTATGCGTTGAATCACGGAACATCGGGTCTTCATCGATAATGATGTAATGCAGCGGATTGGCTTGTGCAATAAACTGCATTAAAAACTTCGATACTGGCTGTGCACCAAATCGAATAACGGTTTGTGGACGTACATTGCGTTTAAAGCGCTCGTTTTTCATTAAGGCGTCATAGGTAGTGATGGCAAACACTTGGCAATCTTCCGGTACTTCAGTACGTAAATTCGACAAGCTTTCAATCATCACTGGCCATTTCAGCTCGCGCACAAAATTCCATAATGTAGTTGTATCTGTTCCTAAAGGGAGCTCACCAACTACAATCATCCCGTTTTTTGTTTGCTCAATAATGGCTGTCAATTCCGCAATCGTTTGCTTAGAAGGCACTAAGTCATTTGTGAAGCTTTTAACGAAGCTTGCGCGCGGTAATTTAGTTTTAAAATCAATGACTAATGGCTCACGGAACGGAATATTGAGATGCACCGGCCCAAATGGCGCTGTCATAGCAATCGTAACCGCGCGTGCTGTATGGCGCTCAATATATGGAATTGTTTGTGGTGCCTCGTCTGGAATTGGGAACTCCGCCGACCATTTAACGTGTTGACCATATAGACGCACTTGATTAATCGTTTGCGGTGCGCCCACTTCACGTAACTCATGTGGACGATCTGCTGTTAATACAATGAGCGGTACACGCGCATACTTCGCTTCGACAATGGCTGGATAGTAGTTGGCTGCGGCTGTTCCAGATGTACATAACAGCACTACTGGTTTTGCTGTCGCCTTTGCTAAACCTAACGCATAAAAGCCAGCTGCACGTTCATCGATTTGACGGTGCAAAGTCAGCTCTTTCGTTGAAGCAAAAGCATAGGCAAGCGGCGTTGAGCGCGAACCTGGGCTCACAACTACTTGCTCAACACCTGATGCAACAAGTGACGCGACAATTTGGTACACATAATTGGATAGCACTTCACGTTCATTCATGCAATTGTCCCCCTAGCGCTCGTAGCATCGGTCTAAATTTCACGAGCGTTTCTTCGTATTCTGACTGTGGCTTGGAGTCAGCAACAATGCCACCACCCGCATATAAATAAGCTTTGTCTTGTACAAGTGCTGCAGAGCGAATCGCCACTGCGAACTCCCCGTTGCCATCTGCGTCTAACCAACCAATCGGTGCTGCATAGAGTCCACGGTTCATCGGCTCGTATTGGCGAATCATTTGCATAGCTGCTTCCCGTGGTACGCCCCCAAGTGCTGGTGTTGGATGTAAATGCTTCACAAGCTGTAAAATCGTTGCGCCGGCATTGAGTTGTCCTTCTACCGGTGTATATAAATGCTGAATATCTCGGATTTTTAAGAGCTTCGGCCCATTCGGAATTTTGACGTCACGACAATTTTCTTCAAATGTATCGGTAATCATTTCTACTACATAATGATGCTCCCCACGGTTTTTCGCATCGTTTAGTAGGCTATTCCCTAATGCTTCATCTTGCTCGGCTGTTTGTCCGCGCTTAATGGAGCCCGCCACACAGGATGAGAACGCACGTCCGTTATTTACCTTTACTAGACGTTCTGGCGATGCTCCGTAAAATAGCATCTCCTCATGCTCTAAGCCAAATAAGTAACTTTCTGGCTGCTCATGTGCCACATGCGATAAAATTTGTGGAGATGTAATCGCTTCCTCAAATTGTAATGCTAAAGAACGCGCAATCACTACCTTTTGCGCCTCATTAGCTTTAATTAATGTCGTCACCTGATCGATTGATTGTAAATATTCTTCTTTAAAGGGTTCTGCGTAATTGATCATTGTTGGCTTCGCATAAGTTTTGACTTCCTTCACTTGCGCAGCATGAATTAATTCATCACGCTCTTTACGTAATGTTTCAAATGTTTGTGCACTATTGGCTTCATTTGTAATAAGATTGATTGTCACAAATACTTGGTCATTGCGAATCACTAATTGATGCGTTGCCACTGTAAAATAGCTTTGAGGAAAATTCGCCCATTCCCCCGCTACTTCGTTTTGTGGGTCAAATGTAAAACCACCAAACAATATTGGTTGCAGATGCTGGTCTTCTTGCACAATTTGACTTGTTAACTGTTTCCACTCGTTTTCCACCTGCTCAAAACGCTTGGTACCTTCATTATTTTCAATTATATAGGCATGTCCTAAACCGACTAATGTGAAAGTTTTCTCACGGTTTTGCCAAAAGTTTCGTTGCCCTTTATACTTCGCCTCGCCTGCAGCAAAAAATGCCAGTGCCGATAAGCGACTAACTTCGATTGTTTCCATATAAAAAATCTGCTTTGAATTCGAGCCTACTTCGATTTCAGTGGCATTGTACCACTTGTGTTGCATGAAAATTCCCTCCGTCATGTTGCAAATTCACTAGTATGATGCAAGTTGCGTTTTTTATTTCAAAAACACATTAAATTTTTTAACTATTTGCTCACTTTATTTGCGTTCGTTCTATAAATAATACCTTTCCTATCATACCATTTTTCGTACAAACGTTACATGTATTCACGCTTCACTCTGTTCTTTTTGTTTCTTTTTCGATACAATGATGAAAGATTGATTTGAAGTTAGGAGAGTTTTTACTATGACAAAGGTCATTGAAGCGGACAAAGGCTTTAAAGTTTGGTGGCATTTAACGCGTCCCCATACATTAACTGCCTCTTTTGTTCCTGTACTTTTAGGTACAGCGATTGCTCTTGCAGTCAATTATGAAACGATTAATTTCGGGCTATTTTTCGCCATGCTCCTTGCAAGTATGCTCATTCAGGCAGCAACGAATATGTTTAATGAATACTATGACTATAAGCTTGGCCTAGACAACGAACACTCCGTTGGTATTGGCGGGACAATTGTTCGTCACGGCGTCGCACCAAAAACGATTATGGGCATTGCCTTAACCTTTTACTTCCTTGCCATGCTACTTGGTTTTTATATTTGTGCCATGACTTCTTGGTGGTTAGTTGTAGTTGGGCTTGTATGTATGCTCATTGGCTTTTTATATACAGGTGGTCCTTACCCAATTGCATATTCTCCGTTTGGCGAGCTTGTTTCCGGGGCAGTGATGGGCATGGGGATTGTGCTAATTGCCTTTTTCATTCAAACAAGAGATGTCACACTAGAGGCGGTCCTTATTTCAGTACCTAGTATGATTTTAGTCGGGGCGATTATGCTATCGAATAATATTCGTGACATCTTAGGCGATACAGAAGGCGGGCGCAAAACAATGGCTATTTTAGTTGGACGTCGTAATGCCGTCACGATTTTAGCGGCGTTCTTTATTGTTTCTTATGTATGGATTATCGGCTTAGTTGTCATTGGCGACTTAACACCATGGGCATTACTCGTATTTCTAAGTGCGAAGAAGCCTATTGAAGCGGTCAAACTATTCCGCGCGAAGGAAAAACCATTAGAAGTTATGCCTGCCATGAAATACACGGCGCAAACAAATACGATATTTGGTTTCCTATTAGCAATTGGACTATTAGCTTCGTATTTATTTTATTAATAAAAGCTGTTCGGGGCGTCGTTTATTACGCCTTGAACAGCTTTTTTTATAATCTTATAGTTTTGCATAAACTGCAATGGCATCAGCTAAAAATTGCGTTGCCCCTTGCCCAACTCGGCTGTCATAATAATCGATAAATCGCTCATCGTAAATATACATTTGCGCTAAACCAGCATGTGCTTCTTTCGTATATTTTGCCCAGTGAAAGCTTAACCAGCGCTTATGCAGTTCCGCAACCTCCATTGCAATTTCCGTTGAGGCATCCCCGCTTGCCAACGCTTCCTTTAAACGAGCAAATAATTGCTGTTCCAGCTGTTGATTGGCTTCATATTGAGCTTCAGTCATTTGCTTCAATTTCTGATTGCTTGCATTCGCCATTTCCTCCCCATATTTTTCACGAATTTCTTGCCCGTACGCTTGCTCATTGTCTTCAATTAGTTTATTTTTAAATGCTTCAAATTTTTGTTCGTTTGACATTGATACTTCCCCTTCCATCGATTGGATTGTTTTTTCAATTGTTTCAAGTAGACCATCTAAATAATTTCTCTTTTGCTCCAGTAGCGCCTGCTGATTGATAAGCGCTGCTTTCACATCAAAGCTCTCATCCTCAAGCAGCCCCTTGATTTGCTCTAACTTAAAATCAAGCTCGCGATAAAACAAAATTTGCTGTAAGCGATCAATATCCGATTGATTGTACTGACGATAGCCATTTTGCTCCACCACTGAAGGCTTTAACAAACCAATTTCATCATAGTATCGAAGCGTGCGTGCACTCACACCCGATAGTTTCACTAACTCATTAATAAGCATGTCATCACCTCTACGTAGTACTATAAAGTGTAACGTAACGTGAAGGTCAATACGAAATAAAAACTTTTTTGAACTTTTTTAGTCGGTTCATTCTCTCACATATAGAAGATTGAATTTAACCGTTCCTTTTGCTTCAATTCCAGAAGCGATGGTTGGACCAAAAGAATTAAAGATTATAAACGTTTTAAATAATGTTGATTCGACGCAAGTTACAATCAGCTCCGAACAACGAAAGTTTTCCATCATAGTGATGAAAATCATACGCGCCCATTGCTATTTGATACCACTAGATGTAGCAAGTACATTAATTATTAAAATATGTACTTCCTCGAACAACAAAACGATGGATTTGGCCATCAACTTATGTAGGTTAGGGCCATTTAGGATATACAAATTCCTGTATTTTATTTCATTACTCACGTCGCTTGACATGGAGCCTCTATCGGTATGAATTCAGCTAATGAATCCAAGCAGGAAGCTTAGCTGGCTTGATAGCCTATCATACCGAAACCTCCATATCAAGCGTAGCTATGCAGAATATTATGCAGGTACTTCATGGCCGTTACATACATTTCTTA containing:
- the menB gene encoding 1,4-dihydroxy-2-naphthoyl-CoA synthase; this encodes MTKQRLWTTLHTYEDIKYEFYNGIAKITINRPEVRNAFRPKTTAEMIDAFTRARDDERVGTIILTGEGEHAFCSGGDQKVRGNGGYVGDDNIPRLNVLDLQTLIRKIPKPVVAMVAGYAIGGGHVLHVVCDLTIAADNARFGQTGPKVGSFDAGYGSGYLARIVGHKKAREIWYLCRQYDAQQALEMGLVNTVVPYAELEDETVKWCEEMLQMSPTALRFLKAAMNADTDGLAGIQQLAGDATLLYYTTDEAKEGRDAFKEKRQPDFGQFPRFP
- the menH gene encoding 2-succinyl-6-hydroxy-2,4-cyclohexadiene-1-carboxylate synthase, which translates into the protein MARYAVNGLDVFVEEVNPQGTKTLVLLHGFTGSTKTWQHVVQALPTTVRCIMVDLIGHGETSAPEDIEAYAMDFQVDLLHGLFQQLHAQKFTLLGYSMGGRVALSYAVKHPQNLEHLLLESASPGLQHVQERAARKQADDQLAEKILHNGIESFVEKWENIPLFASQKRLNEAVQQEIRNERLSQREIGLANSLRGMGTGVMPNLWDDLAKLPIAVTLLTGELDQKFVALNEKMQNLLIHAQHLIIPAVGHAIHVENPLKFATIVEEMI
- the menD gene encoding 2-succinyl-5-enolpyruvyl-6-hydroxy-3-cyclohexene-1-carboxylic-acid synthase; protein product: MNEREVLSNYVYQIVASLVASGVEQVVVSPGSRSTPLAYAFASTKELTLHRQIDERAAGFYALGLAKATAKPVVLLCTSGTAAANYYPAIVEAKYARVPLIVLTADRPHELREVGAPQTINQVRLYGQHVKWSAEFPIPDEAPQTIPYIERHTARAVTIAMTAPFGPVHLNIPFREPLVIDFKTKLPRASFVKSFTNDLVPSKQTIAELTAIIEQTKNGMIVVGELPLGTDTTTLWNFVRELKWPVMIESLSNLRTEVPEDCQVFAITTYDALMKNERFKRNVRPQTVIRFGAQPVSKFLMQFIAQANPLHYIIIDEDPMFRDSTHSSTHFIHALPGAWLSEIELDHVATELAYIEFWKTADLLAADVIAKYGQTAGDEGAYVQLMLESLVEGSDIFVSSSMPIRDIDTFLPVMNQDIQVFANRGANGIDGVTSTALGFSNGRGNRQTYLLIGDLAFLHDANAFIASRYQQCDVTVVVLNNDGGGIFSYLPQAKVEAHYEELFGTPTALTFEQVASMYEMEYVKVTSKEQFAAAITSEKQQALKLIEVFTNREENVKEHRALWTRINEVIEQWLDML
- a CDS encoding isochorismate synthase, with the translated sequence MQHKWYNATEIEVGSNSKQIFYMETIEVSRLSALAFFAAGEAKYKGQRNFWQNREKTFTLVGLGHAYIIENNEGTKRFEQVENEWKQLTSQIVQEDQHLQPILFGGFTFDPQNEVAGEWANFPQSYFTVATHQLVIRNDQVFVTINLITNEANSAQTFETLRKERDELIHAAQVKEVKTYAKPTMINYAEPFKEEYLQSIDQVTTLIKANEAQKVVIARSLALQFEEAITSPQILSHVAHEQPESYLFGLEHEEMLFYGASPERLVKVNNGRAFSSCVAGSIKRGQTAEQDEALGNSLLNDAKNRGEHHYVVEMITDTFEENCRDVKIPNGPKLLKIRDIQHLYTPVEGQLNAGATILQLVKHLHPTPALGGVPREAAMQMIRQYEPMNRGLYAAPIGWLDADGNGEFAVAIRSAALVQDKAYLYAGGGIVADSKPQSEYEETLVKFRPMLRALGGQLHE
- a CDS encoding 1,4-dihydroxy-2-naphthoate polyprenyltransferase, with product MTKVIEADKGFKVWWHLTRPHTLTASFVPVLLGTAIALAVNYETINFGLFFAMLLASMLIQAATNMFNEYYDYKLGLDNEHSVGIGGTIVRHGVAPKTIMGIALTFYFLAMLLGFYICAMTSWWLVVVGLVCMLIGFLYTGGPYPIAYSPFGELVSGAVMGMGIVLIAFFIQTRDVTLEAVLISVPSMILVGAIMLSNNIRDILGDTEGGRKTMAILVGRRNAVTILAAFFIVSYVWIIGLVVIGDLTPWALLVFLSAKKPIEAVKLFRAKEKPLEVMPAMKYTAQTNTIFGFLLAIGLLASYLFY
- a CDS encoding MerR family transcriptional regulator, which translates into the protein MLINELVKLSGVSARTLRYYDEIGLLKPSVVEQNGYRQYNQSDIDRLQQILFYRELDFKLEQIKGLLEDESFDVKAALINQQALLEQKRNYLDGLLETIEKTIQSMEGEVSMSNEQKFEAFKNKLIEDNEQAYGQEIREKYGEEMANASNQKLKQMTEAQYEANQQLEQQLFARLKEALASGDASTEIAMEVAELHKRWLSFHWAKYTKEAHAGLAQMYIYDERFIDYYDSRVGQGATQFLADAIAVYAKL